In the Oryzias latipes chromosome 23, ASM223467v1 genome, one interval contains:
- the pfkfb3 gene encoding 6-phosphofructo-2-kinase/fructose-2,6-bisphosphatase 3 isoform X2: MPRELTQNRIQKIWVPTKDDRRGGAGAPHFANPPTVIVMVGLPARGKTYMSKKLTRYLNWIGMPTKVFNVGEYRREAVKSYSSYDFFKPDNECAVKIRQQCALAALRDVKSYLKDEGGQVAVFDATNTTRERRDLILQFGEENDFKVFFIESLCDDPSVIASNIMEVKVSCPDYRDCNKTEAMVDFQKRIECYRTTYQPLDPDHYDREMSFIKVIDVGRRFLVNRIQDHIQSKIVYYLMNIHVQPRTIYLCRHGESTDNMEGRLGGDSGLSVRGRQFSAALARFVEEQQLQNLKVWTSQLCRSIQTAEHLGVAYEQWKALNEIDAGVCEEMTYDEMKEKFPEEFALRDDDKYYYRYPAGESYQDLVQRVEPVIMELERQENVLVICHQAVMRCLLAYFLDKSAEEMPYLKCPLHTVLKLTPVAYGCKVESIYLNVEAVNTHRDRPEEVRRGPGTLIRRNSITPLTSPESHIKKPRIDDLDEAPIQELPGSVASLALCSSSRLPLSLAGQNLRSPAGCHDILQPCQ, translated from the exons ATGCCCAGAGAGCTCACGCAGAACAGGATCCAAAAGATTTGGGTTCCGACCAAGGATGACAGGCGTGGAG GAGCGGGCGCTCCCCACTTCGCCAACCCCCCCACGGTGATCGTGATGGTGGGTCTGCCCGCCCGAGGAAAGACCTACATGTCCAAGAAGCTGACCCGCTACCTCAACTGGATCGGCATGCCCACCAAAG TCTTCAACGTAGGAGAGTATCGAAGGGAGGCGGTCAAGAGTTACAGCTCCTATGACTTCTTCAAACCCGATAACGAGTGTGCCGTCAAGATCAGGCA GCAGTGTGCCTTAGCAGCTCTGAGGGATGTCAAGTCTTACCTGAAGGACGAGGGCGGCCAAGTGGCG GTTTTTGACGCCACCAACACTACAAGAGAAAGGCGGGATTTGATCCTCCAGTTCGGCGAGGAAAACGATTTCAAG GTCTTCTTCATCGAGTCGCTTTGTGACGATCCCAGCGTGATAGCGTCAAACATCATG GAAGTGAAGGTCTCCTGTCCGGACTATCGGGACTGCAACAAGACGGAGGCCATGGTGGACTTCCAGAAAAGAATTGAATGCTACAGAACCACCTACCAACCTCTGGATCCGGACCATTACGACAG GGAGATGTCCTTCATCAAGGTGATAGACGTTGGTCGCCGGTTTCTGGTCAACCGCATTCAGGATCACATCCAGAGCAAAATCGTCTACTACCTGATGAACATCCACGTCCAGCCGCGGACCATCTACCTGTGTCGCCACGGCGAGAGCACGGACAACATGGAGGGCCGGCTGGGCGGAGACTCCGGGCTCTCTGTGCGGGGCCGACAG TTTTCCGCTGCCCTGGCCCGGtttgtggaggagcagcagctgcagaaccTGAAGGTCTGGACCAGCCAGCTGTGCCGCAGCATCCAGACGGCGGAGCACCTGGGCGTGGCCTACGAGCAGTGGAAGGCGCTGAACGAGATCGACGCT GGGGTGTGCGAGGAGATGACGTACGACGAGATGAAGGAGAAATTCCCCGAAGAGTTCGCACTGAGAGACGACGATAAATACTACTACCGCTATCCAGCCGGAGAG TCCTACCAGGACCTGGTTCAAAGGGTGGAGCCGGTCATCATGGAGCTGGAGCGGCAGGAGAACGTGCTGGTCATCTGCCACCAGGCGGTCATGCGCTGCCTGCTCGCCTACTTCCTGGATAAGAGTGCAG AGGAGATGCCCTACCTGAAGTGTCCGCTCCACACGGTGCTCAAGCTCACCCCGGTGGCTTACGGGTGCAAGGTGGAGTCCATCTACCTGAACGTGGAGGCGGTGAACACGCACAGGGACAGACCGGAG GAGGTGAGGCGGGGACCTGGAACCCTGATCAGGAGGAACAGCATCACCCCCCTGACCAGCCCTGAGTCCCACATCAAGAAGCCCCGCATCGACGACCTGGACGAGGCGCCCATCCAGGAGCTGCCCGGCTCCGTGGCGTCGCTGGccctctgcagctcctcccGCCTCCCCCTCAGCCTGGCTGGACAG AACCTGAGGAGCCCGGCTGGTTGCCATGACATCCTGCAGCCGTGTCAGTGA
- the pfkfb3 gene encoding 6-phosphofructo-2-kinase/fructose-2,6-bisphosphatase 3 isoform X1, which produces MPRELTQNRIQKIWVPTKDDRRGGAGAPHFANPPTVIVMVGLPARGKTYMSKKLTRYLNWIGMPTKVFNVGEYRREAVKSYSSYDFFKPDNECAVKIRQQCALAALRDVKSYLKDEGGQVAVFDATNTTRERRDLILQFGEENDFKVFFIESLCDDPSVIASNIMEVKVSCPDYRDCNKTEAMVDFQKRIECYRTTYQPLDPDHYDREMSFIKVIDVGRRFLVNRIQDHIQSKIVYYLMNIHVQPRTIYLCRHGESTDNMEGRLGGDSGLSVRGRQFSAALARFVEEQQLQNLKVWTSQLCRSIQTAEHLGVAYEQWKALNEIDAGVCEEMTYDEMKEKFPEEFALRDDDKYYYRYPAGESYQDLVQRVEPVIMELERQENVLVICHQAVMRCLLAYFLDKSAEEMPYLKCPLHTVLKLTPVAYGCKVESIYLNVEAVNTHRDRPEEVRRGPGTLIRRNSITPLTSPESHIKKPRIDDLDEAPIQELPGSVASLALCSSSRLPLSLAGQHWLGKVCLRTILHYLEVVSVLIFRRT; this is translated from the exons ATGCCCAGAGAGCTCACGCAGAACAGGATCCAAAAGATTTGGGTTCCGACCAAGGATGACAGGCGTGGAG GAGCGGGCGCTCCCCACTTCGCCAACCCCCCCACGGTGATCGTGATGGTGGGTCTGCCCGCCCGAGGAAAGACCTACATGTCCAAGAAGCTGACCCGCTACCTCAACTGGATCGGCATGCCCACCAAAG TCTTCAACGTAGGAGAGTATCGAAGGGAGGCGGTCAAGAGTTACAGCTCCTATGACTTCTTCAAACCCGATAACGAGTGTGCCGTCAAGATCAGGCA GCAGTGTGCCTTAGCAGCTCTGAGGGATGTCAAGTCTTACCTGAAGGACGAGGGCGGCCAAGTGGCG GTTTTTGACGCCACCAACACTACAAGAGAAAGGCGGGATTTGATCCTCCAGTTCGGCGAGGAAAACGATTTCAAG GTCTTCTTCATCGAGTCGCTTTGTGACGATCCCAGCGTGATAGCGTCAAACATCATG GAAGTGAAGGTCTCCTGTCCGGACTATCGGGACTGCAACAAGACGGAGGCCATGGTGGACTTCCAGAAAAGAATTGAATGCTACAGAACCACCTACCAACCTCTGGATCCGGACCATTACGACAG GGAGATGTCCTTCATCAAGGTGATAGACGTTGGTCGCCGGTTTCTGGTCAACCGCATTCAGGATCACATCCAGAGCAAAATCGTCTACTACCTGATGAACATCCACGTCCAGCCGCGGACCATCTACCTGTGTCGCCACGGCGAGAGCACGGACAACATGGAGGGCCGGCTGGGCGGAGACTCCGGGCTCTCTGTGCGGGGCCGACAG TTTTCCGCTGCCCTGGCCCGGtttgtggaggagcagcagctgcagaaccTGAAGGTCTGGACCAGCCAGCTGTGCCGCAGCATCCAGACGGCGGAGCACCTGGGCGTGGCCTACGAGCAGTGGAAGGCGCTGAACGAGATCGACGCT GGGGTGTGCGAGGAGATGACGTACGACGAGATGAAGGAGAAATTCCCCGAAGAGTTCGCACTGAGAGACGACGATAAATACTACTACCGCTATCCAGCCGGAGAG TCCTACCAGGACCTGGTTCAAAGGGTGGAGCCGGTCATCATGGAGCTGGAGCGGCAGGAGAACGTGCTGGTCATCTGCCACCAGGCGGTCATGCGCTGCCTGCTCGCCTACTTCCTGGATAAGAGTGCAG AGGAGATGCCCTACCTGAAGTGTCCGCTCCACACGGTGCTCAAGCTCACCCCGGTGGCTTACGGGTGCAAGGTGGAGTCCATCTACCTGAACGTGGAGGCGGTGAACACGCACAGGGACAGACCGGAG GAGGTGAGGCGGGGACCTGGAACCCTGATCAGGAGGAACAGCATCACCCCCCTGACCAGCCCTGAGTCCCACATCAAGAAGCCCCGCATCGACGACCTGGACGAGGCGCCCATCCAGGAGCTGCCCGGCTCCGTGGCGTCGCTGGccctctgcagctcctcccGCCTCCCCCTCAGCCTGGCTGGACAG CACTGGCTGGGCAAAGTCTGCCT GCGCACCATCCTCCACTACCTAGAGGTGGTTTCTGTCTTAATCTTTCGAAG AACCTGA
- the pfkfb3 gene encoding 6-phosphofructo-2-kinase/fructose-2,6-bisphosphatase 3 isoform X3: MPRELTQNRIQKIWVPTKDDRRGGAGAPHFANPPTVIVMVGLPARGKTYMSKKLTRYLNWIGMPTKVFNVGEYRREAVKSYSSYDFFKPDNECAVKIRQQCALAALRDVKSYLKDEGGQVAVFDATNTTRERRDLILQFGEENDFKVFFIESLCDDPSVIASNIMEVKVSCPDYRDCNKTEAMVDFQKRIECYRTTYQPLDPDHYDREMSFIKVIDVGRRFLVNRIQDHIQSKIVYYLMNIHVQPRTIYLCRHGESTDNMEGRLGGDSGLSVRGRQFSAALARFVEEQQLQNLKVWTSQLCRSIQTAEHLGVAYEQWKALNEIDAGVCEEMTYDEMKEKFPEEFALRDDDKYYYRYPAGESYQDLVQRVEPVIMELERQENVLVICHQAVMRCLLAYFLDKSAEEMPYLKCPLHTVLKLTPVAYGCKVESIYLNVEAVNTHRDRPEEVRRGPGTLIRRNSITPLTSPESHIKKPRIDDLDEAPIQELPGSVASLALCSSSRLPLSLAGQHWLGKVCLT; the protein is encoded by the exons ATGCCCAGAGAGCTCACGCAGAACAGGATCCAAAAGATTTGGGTTCCGACCAAGGATGACAGGCGTGGAG GAGCGGGCGCTCCCCACTTCGCCAACCCCCCCACGGTGATCGTGATGGTGGGTCTGCCCGCCCGAGGAAAGACCTACATGTCCAAGAAGCTGACCCGCTACCTCAACTGGATCGGCATGCCCACCAAAG TCTTCAACGTAGGAGAGTATCGAAGGGAGGCGGTCAAGAGTTACAGCTCCTATGACTTCTTCAAACCCGATAACGAGTGTGCCGTCAAGATCAGGCA GCAGTGTGCCTTAGCAGCTCTGAGGGATGTCAAGTCTTACCTGAAGGACGAGGGCGGCCAAGTGGCG GTTTTTGACGCCACCAACACTACAAGAGAAAGGCGGGATTTGATCCTCCAGTTCGGCGAGGAAAACGATTTCAAG GTCTTCTTCATCGAGTCGCTTTGTGACGATCCCAGCGTGATAGCGTCAAACATCATG GAAGTGAAGGTCTCCTGTCCGGACTATCGGGACTGCAACAAGACGGAGGCCATGGTGGACTTCCAGAAAAGAATTGAATGCTACAGAACCACCTACCAACCTCTGGATCCGGACCATTACGACAG GGAGATGTCCTTCATCAAGGTGATAGACGTTGGTCGCCGGTTTCTGGTCAACCGCATTCAGGATCACATCCAGAGCAAAATCGTCTACTACCTGATGAACATCCACGTCCAGCCGCGGACCATCTACCTGTGTCGCCACGGCGAGAGCACGGACAACATGGAGGGCCGGCTGGGCGGAGACTCCGGGCTCTCTGTGCGGGGCCGACAG TTTTCCGCTGCCCTGGCCCGGtttgtggaggagcagcagctgcagaaccTGAAGGTCTGGACCAGCCAGCTGTGCCGCAGCATCCAGACGGCGGAGCACCTGGGCGTGGCCTACGAGCAGTGGAAGGCGCTGAACGAGATCGACGCT GGGGTGTGCGAGGAGATGACGTACGACGAGATGAAGGAGAAATTCCCCGAAGAGTTCGCACTGAGAGACGACGATAAATACTACTACCGCTATCCAGCCGGAGAG TCCTACCAGGACCTGGTTCAAAGGGTGGAGCCGGTCATCATGGAGCTGGAGCGGCAGGAGAACGTGCTGGTCATCTGCCACCAGGCGGTCATGCGCTGCCTGCTCGCCTACTTCCTGGATAAGAGTGCAG AGGAGATGCCCTACCTGAAGTGTCCGCTCCACACGGTGCTCAAGCTCACCCCGGTGGCTTACGGGTGCAAGGTGGAGTCCATCTACCTGAACGTGGAGGCGGTGAACACGCACAGGGACAGACCGGAG GAGGTGAGGCGGGGACCTGGAACCCTGATCAGGAGGAACAGCATCACCCCCCTGACCAGCCCTGAGTCCCACATCAAGAAGCCCCGCATCGACGACCTGGACGAGGCGCCCATCCAGGAGCTGCCCGGCTCCGTGGCGTCGCTGGccctctgcagctcctcccGCCTCCCCCTCAGCCTGGCTGGACAG CACTGGCTGGGCAAAGTCTGCCT AACCTGA